From Humisphaera borealis, the proteins below share one genomic window:
- a CDS encoding response regulator yields the protein MKKGDRILVVEDDVDLGGLLCDLLRTEGYDAFRVDDGDQAVERVADSPPDAIVLDVMLPGMDGFEVCQRLKFRRDTNLIPILMLTALDDDKARGKGLRVGADRYLTKPFEPDALLSEIRHTLEHRRKLQDGNVRTAIQFQMHSDGRLREELNDMLSELFMQTPLSEEDVGRIRYAVLEMVQNAVEWGNRNRKDLEVSVSYEVTKDFVKFVITDQGEGFNPDNIPHAANEEDPVQHMSIREKLGLRDGGFGILISKGMVDEFKYNDAGNQVTLIKYFGK from the coding sequence ATGAAAAAAGGCGATCGGATCCTGGTGGTGGAGGACGACGTAGACCTCGGCGGTCTGCTTTGTGACCTCTTGCGCACCGAAGGCTATGACGCATTTCGCGTCGATGACGGCGATCAGGCCGTGGAACGCGTCGCCGACAGCCCGCCCGACGCGATCGTCCTCGATGTCATGCTTCCCGGGATGGACGGTTTTGAAGTCTGCCAGCGGCTCAAGTTCCGCCGCGATACCAACCTCATCCCCATCCTGATGCTGACCGCCCTCGATGACGACAAGGCCCGCGGCAAAGGTCTTCGTGTCGGTGCCGACCGCTACCTGACCAAGCCGTTCGAGCCCGACGCCCTGCTGAGCGAAATCCGCCACACGCTGGAGCACCGCCGGAAGCTGCAGGACGGCAATGTTCGCACGGCGATCCAGTTCCAGATGCACTCCGACGGCCGGCTGCGGGAAGAGCTGAATGACATGCTGAGCGAGCTCTTCATGCAGACGCCGCTGAGTGAAGAGGACGTCGGCCGCATCCGTTACGCGGTGCTGGAGATGGTGCAGAACGCGGTCGAGTGGGGGAACCGCAACCGCAAGGACCTTGAGGTCTCGGTCAGCTACGAGGTAACGAAGGACTTCGTGAAGTTCGTGATCACCGACCAGGGTGAAGGCTTCAACCCCGACAACATCCCTCACGCCGCCAACGAGGAAGACCCGGTCCAGCACATGTCGATCCGGGAAAAACTGGGCCTCCGCGACGGCGGATTCGGGATCCTGATCAGCAAGGGGATGGTGGACGAGTTCAAGTACAACGACGCCGGGAACCAGGTGACGCTGATCAAGTATTTCGGGAAGTAG
- a CDS encoding PilZ domain-containing protein yields the protein MMLTVELFEQIATALKADRGSARDQRGGPRVGLRTRAKISPMLLGDKGAQPVDVWVRDLSMNGIGLTASHALPQGSTFSITLPTKAGEKIVLTYKVAHCTQASSTVFVIGASLEQSIEDVTKASRPAPRQAQRRSA from the coding sequence ATGATGTTGACGGTGGAATTGTTCGAACAGATCGCGACGGCGCTCAAGGCCGATCGCGGATCGGCCCGTGATCAGCGAGGCGGCCCGCGCGTCGGCCTGCGTACACGGGCGAAGATCTCCCCGATGCTTCTCGGCGATAAAGGTGCGCAGCCGGTCGATGTGTGGGTTCGAGATCTGTCGATGAACGGCATCGGACTGACCGCGAGCCACGCACTGCCCCAGGGCAGCACATTCAGCATCACGCTGCCCACCAAGGCCGGCGAAAAAATCGTCCTGACCTACAAGGTGGCGCACTGCACCCAGGCATCGTCGACGGTCTTCGTGATCGGTGCGTCGCTCGAACAAAGTATCGAGGACGTCACCAAGGCATCCCGGCCGGCGCCGCGGCAAGCCCAGCGGCGGTCCGCCTGA
- a CDS encoding IclR family transcriptional regulator — MIASNHPLGSRECARQLDIEPARANRLLRSLALSGLLTQDEHRKYRAGPGLHVLSAQAMRASGLLPAALPAIESLRDTGLIVALGVLWRDQVSYLIHGRAPRRLEDGIGRVGTYPASRSGIGMALLARQSDDAVRALYATANEIPGFPGGIKSLLAELKRTRSRPYATAFQQLKQDQEIWSIGVALPHVPEAALALSGPIAPDQHADLAHRLVAAASTINPSKYLEEDR; from the coding sequence GTGATCGCGTCCAACCACCCGCTCGGCTCACGCGAATGCGCGCGGCAGTTGGACATCGAGCCGGCGCGAGCCAATCGTCTGCTGCGGTCACTGGCGCTTAGCGGCCTATTGACGCAGGACGAGCACCGCAAATACCGCGCGGGGCCCGGGCTTCACGTGCTTTCGGCCCAGGCAATGCGGGCATCGGGGCTGCTGCCGGCCGCGCTACCGGCAATCGAATCGCTTCGCGATACCGGCCTTATTGTCGCGCTGGGTGTGCTTTGGCGGGATCAGGTGTCGTACCTGATTCATGGCCGGGCGCCCCGAAGGCTTGAAGACGGCATCGGCCGCGTCGGCACTTATCCCGCGTCGCGGTCCGGCATCGGAATGGCCCTGCTCGCAAGGCAGTCTGACGATGCCGTGCGCGCCCTTTACGCGACGGCTAACGAGATTCCCGGCTTCCCCGGCGGAATCAAGTCGCTGCTCGCCGAGCTGAAACGGACGCGGTCGCGCCCTTATGCGACGGCGTTTCAGCAGTTAAAGCAGGATCAGGAGATCTGGTCGATCGGTGTCGCGCTGCCCCATGTGCCCGAAGCGGCACTGGCACTGTCAGGCCCCATCGCCCCCGACCAGCATGCCGACCTTGCGCATCGCCTGGTCGCCGCTGCCTCGACAATCAATCCAAGCAAGTACCTGGAGGAGGATCGATGA
- the rpsP gene encoding 30S ribosomal protein S16 — protein MAVKLRLKRMGRKNHSFYRLNAMDSRSPRDGRVIEELGHYDPHHKDKDKQFVANVDRCKYWLDTGAIPSETVSSLLKKKGLEHAGLRLPKPGKPKAAPAAKEAK, from the coding sequence ATGGCGGTTAAGCTGCGTTTGAAGCGTATGGGCCGTAAGAATCATTCTTTCTATCGCTTGAACGCGATGGACTCCCGCTCCCCGCGCGACGGCCGGGTGATCGAAGAGCTGGGTCATTACGATCCGCATCACAAGGACAAGGACAAGCAGTTCGTCGCCAATGTCGATCGTTGCAAGTACTGGCTGGACACCGGCGCGATTCCGTCGGAAACCGTCTCGTCGCTGCTGAAGAAGAAGGGCCTGGAACACGCCGGTCTTCGCCTCCCGAAGCCGGGTAAGCCCAAGGCCGCCCCGGCGGCCAAGGAAGCCAAGTAA
- a CDS encoding FG-GAP repeat domain-containing protein, with protein MRSIWEWISVARCASTLLILALLVIAFPAHAYVEVPFTLGRVVNESTVIVLLRVEKVDREKNLIVYRKVRDIKGTQPGDVVKHNIGKAGFHPREWQGVMAWAEVGQMALFFHNGSAGECCIENYWYQIYPGDWWAMSHAEPYLLRTFAGKPEKLATIVEQMLKGQEVTVPCMVDGDKNAVQLRTAKVQRLKASLKIMEYDAKRDFAGWGVQDLVAVQGMAGFTHYGALSRVDPGGSGIAPADVDGDGKVDFCLYGEAKVSVLRNAGSAFDEVPIPLAEGARSAAWGDVDGDGKLDLLLACPTGPKLLLNEGDNKFKDISATLPAQPYWNLTSAVFIDHNGDKRPDILLADGFAGLKLWRNLGTQAPPKPPTVQMSGWKIIGPFDNADNRGVDTAYPPEKELKLDGKYKGKGDVEAAWKDFEFPEGTVTSVKVFRDDLHPFMVVYLHRTITASGDGEMNISLGGGGPIKAWINGQLVLENKEQRQPAPDQVQARVPLKQGKNDLLIKYCYVQSGRSAYFKPTLPEAPMVKFFGDVSDAVGLGPAGLASQFKASHLLIADVNADGRQDVLVGGGRGVMLLATPTGFTQVAASGIEYTPAGVTPAFGDFNGDGKLDLVIPQKTGVKLLAGDGAGKFADVTANTGAPATLSGNFTSVAFGDVNSRGKQDLVLGCLRGPNRLLRNKGDGTFTDATDDVGLGQRIFNTRGVSLVDLNRDGVLDMIFSNEGQESNLLLSNPTPMATR; from the coding sequence GTGCGGTCGATATGGGAGTGGATCAGTGTTGCCCGATGCGCCTCAACTCTTCTTATCCTTGCGCTACTAGTCATTGCCTTCCCCGCGCACGCCTACGTCGAAGTCCCCTTCACCCTCGGCCGGGTCGTCAATGAATCGACCGTGATCGTGCTGCTTCGCGTCGAGAAGGTGGACCGCGAGAAGAACCTGATCGTCTATCGCAAGGTTCGCGACATCAAAGGCACGCAACCCGGCGATGTCGTCAAGCACAACATCGGCAAGGCCGGCTTTCACCCGCGCGAGTGGCAAGGCGTCATGGCCTGGGCCGAAGTCGGGCAGATGGCTTTGTTCTTCCACAACGGCTCGGCCGGCGAGTGTTGCATCGAAAACTACTGGTACCAGATCTATCCCGGCGACTGGTGGGCCATGTCGCACGCCGAGCCCTACCTGCTCCGCACGTTCGCCGGCAAGCCGGAGAAACTCGCGACGATTGTCGAGCAAATGCTCAAGGGGCAGGAAGTTACCGTGCCCTGCATGGTGGACGGCGACAAGAACGCCGTGCAGCTTCGTACGGCCAAGGTGCAACGGCTCAAGGCGAGCCTGAAGATCATGGAGTATGACGCCAAGCGCGACTTCGCCGGCTGGGGCGTGCAGGATCTGGTCGCGGTGCAGGGCATGGCGGGATTTACCCATTACGGTGCGCTGTCGCGCGTTGATCCGGGCGGCAGCGGCATCGCACCGGCCGATGTCGACGGCGACGGGAAGGTCGATTTCTGCCTTTACGGCGAAGCGAAGGTGTCCGTACTGCGCAATGCCGGTAGCGCATTTGACGAAGTGCCGATTCCGCTCGCCGAAGGCGCGCGGTCGGCCGCGTGGGGCGATGTCGACGGCGACGGCAAGCTCGATCTGCTGCTGGCCTGCCCCACCGGACCGAAGTTGCTCCTCAATGAAGGCGACAACAAGTTCAAGGACATCTCGGCCACCCTGCCTGCCCAGCCCTACTGGAACCTCACGTCGGCTGTCTTCATCGATCACAACGGCGACAAGCGGCCGGACATCCTGCTGGCCGACGGATTCGCCGGGCTCAAGCTCTGGCGCAACCTCGGCACGCAGGCCCCGCCCAAGCCGCCGACCGTTCAGATGTCGGGCTGGAAGATCATCGGCCCGTTCGACAACGCCGACAATCGCGGCGTTGACACCGCCTACCCGCCCGAGAAAGAGCTGAAGCTGGACGGCAAGTACAAGGGCAAGGGGGATGTCGAGGCGGCGTGGAAAGACTTCGAGTTCCCCGAAGGCACGGTCACCAGCGTGAAAGTGTTCCGTGACGATCTGCACCCGTTCATGGTCGTCTATCTCCACCGCACCATCACCGCCAGCGGCGACGGGGAGATGAACATCTCGCTCGGTGGCGGCGGTCCGATCAAGGCCTGGATCAACGGACAGCTAGTCCTGGAGAACAAGGAGCAACGCCAGCCCGCCCCCGACCAGGTGCAGGCCCGTGTTCCGCTGAAACAGGGCAAGAACGACCTGCTGATCAAGTACTGCTACGTTCAGTCCGGCCGAAGTGCGTACTTCAAGCCGACGCTGCCGGAAGCACCGATGGTCAAGTTCTTCGGCGACGTCTCTGACGCCGTCGGTCTGGGCCCGGCCGGTTTGGCGTCGCAGTTCAAGGCGAGCCATCTGCTGATCGCCGATGTCAACGCCGACGGCCGACAGGATGTGCTCGTCGGCGGCGGGCGCGGCGTAATGCTGCTGGCGACGCCGACAGGCTTCACGCAGGTCGCGGCCTCCGGCATCGAATACACGCCCGCCGGCGTAACGCCCGCCTTCGGCGACTTCAACGGCGACGGCAAGCTCGACCTGGTGATCCCCCAGAAGACGGGCGTCAAGCTGCTGGCCGGCGACGGCGCCGGCAAGTTCGCTGACGTGACGGCCAATACCGGTGCGCCGGCGACACTGTCCGGCAACTTCACGTCGGTCGCGTTCGGCGACGTCAACAGCCGCGGGAAGCAGGACTTGGTCCTCGGCTGCCTGCGCGGCCCCAATCGACTGTTGCGGAACAAAGGCGACGGCACGTTCACCGACGCCACGGATGACGTCGGCCTCGGCCAGCGCATCTTTAACACGCGAGGCGTGTCCCTGGTGGACCTCAATCGCGACGGCGTGCTCGACATGATCTTCAGCAACGAAGGCCAGGAGTCGAACCTGCTGCTGAGCAACCCAACGCCGATGGCGACGAGATAA
- a CDS encoding FAD-dependent oxidoreductase, which produces MKKVGVIGAALIVGFTTLAIALSVPKASAQASASGAENVAGDYDLIVYGGTSGGVAAAVQARRMGRTVVVIEPTQRLGGLSSGGLGQTDIGNKAAIGGIAREFYRDVKKRYMEVDAWKWQQPSEYKDGGQTRTDNGEDTMWTFEPSVALRIYNRWVRDNKIPVAFGERLNRKTGVQKDGGRITAITMESGKTFAGKMFIDATYEGDLLAAAGVSYTVGREANAQYGETLNGVQVKNSKNHQLKPGIDPYVVKGDKASGLLPHIDPNGPGEEGAADKRVQAYCFRMCLTDKDENRIPFHKPEGYVDAWYELMLRNFEAGETGMAWINSSMPNRKTDTNNRTGFSTDFIGQNYAYPEASYEEREKIVAQHRLYQQGLMWTLANHPRVPEKMRREFARWGMCKDEFNEDGVQRGGWQEQLYVREARRMVGAHVMTQSNCVGKEVVPDAVGMGAYGMDSHNQQRYVDAAGHVRNEGNVEVGVPSPYPISYRSLTPKKDECQNLLVPICLSASHIAYGSIRMEPVFMVLGQTCATAAIHAIEDGKAVQDVDYAKLRTKLLEDKQVLEWTGKRGGSGEGAKGIDIKSLPGVVVDDDQAKLEGDWTAASLIGPFVATGYRHDANDSKGKCSATFQAKLPAAGKYEVRVAYSQNRNRATNVPVKVAHAGGETEVKVDQRQKAKIDGVWQSVGEFEFAADKPAIVVISNAGTDGFVLIDAVQFVAK; this is translated from the coding sequence ATGAAAAAGGTTGGTGTGATCGGAGCAGCGTTGATTGTCGGGTTCACAACTCTGGCGATCGCGCTGTCTGTCCCGAAAGCGTCCGCTCAGGCATCCGCTTCTGGTGCGGAGAATGTGGCCGGAGACTACGACCTGATCGTCTACGGCGGCACCTCCGGCGGCGTCGCCGCCGCCGTGCAGGCCCGGCGGATGGGCCGCACCGTGGTCGTCATCGAGCCCACCCAGCGCCTCGGCGGACTCAGCTCCGGCGGGCTCGGCCAGACCGACATCGGCAACAAGGCCGCGATCGGCGGCATCGCCCGCGAGTTCTACCGCGACGTCAAGAAACGCTACATGGAAGTCGACGCGTGGAAGTGGCAGCAACCCTCGGAATACAAGGACGGCGGCCAGACCCGCACCGATAACGGCGAAGACACCATGTGGACCTTCGAACCGTCGGTCGCCCTGCGGATCTACAACCGTTGGGTGCGCGACAACAAGATCCCCGTCGCCTTCGGAGAACGGCTGAACCGCAAGACCGGCGTACAGAAGGACGGCGGGCGGATCACGGCGATCACCATGGAATCGGGGAAGACCTTCGCCGGCAAGATGTTCATTGACGCCACTTATGAAGGCGACCTGTTGGCTGCCGCCGGCGTCAGTTACACGGTCGGACGTGAAGCCAACGCCCAGTACGGGGAGACTTTAAATGGCGTTCAGGTGAAGAACTCGAAGAACCACCAGCTCAAGCCGGGCATCGATCCGTATGTCGTCAAAGGGGACAAGGCCAGCGGCCTGCTGCCGCACATCGATCCCAACGGCCCCGGCGAAGAAGGTGCCGCCGACAAACGCGTGCAGGCCTACTGCTTCCGCATGTGCCTGACGGACAAGGACGAGAACCGGATCCCGTTCCATAAGCCCGAAGGCTACGTCGATGCCTGGTACGAGTTGATGCTGCGCAACTTTGAAGCCGGCGAAACGGGCATGGCGTGGATCAACTCCAGCATGCCCAATCGTAAGACCGACACCAACAACCGCACCGGCTTCTCGACCGACTTCATCGGGCAGAATTACGCCTACCCCGAAGCGAGCTACGAAGAACGCGAGAAGATCGTCGCCCAGCATCGGCTGTATCAGCAGGGACTGATGTGGACGCTCGCGAACCACCCGCGCGTACCGGAAAAGATGCGCAGGGAGTTCGCCCGCTGGGGCATGTGTAAAGACGAGTTCAACGAAGACGGCGTGCAGCGCGGCGGCTGGCAGGAACAGCTCTATGTCCGCGAGGCCCGGCGGATGGTCGGGGCACACGTCATGACGCAGAGCAACTGCGTGGGGAAGGAAGTCGTCCCCGACGCCGTCGGCATGGGAGCGTACGGCATGGATTCGCACAACCAGCAGCGCTATGTCGATGCCGCCGGTCATGTGCGCAACGAGGGAAACGTGGAAGTCGGCGTTCCCTCGCCGTACCCCATCAGCTACCGCTCGCTCACGCCGAAGAAGGACGAGTGCCAGAACCTGCTCGTGCCGATCTGCCTGAGCGCGTCCCACATCGCTTACGGCAGCATCCGCATGGAGCCGGTCTTCATGGTGCTCGGCCAGACGTGCGCAACCGCGGCGATCCACGCGATCGAGGACGGCAAAGCCGTGCAGGACGTCGACTACGCCAAGTTGCGGACGAAGCTGCTGGAGGACAAGCAAGTGCTGGAATGGACCGGCAAGCGCGGCGGATCAGGCGAAGGAGCCAAAGGCATCGACATCAAGTCGTTGCCCGGTGTGGTGGTGGATGACGACCAGGCGAAGCTCGAGGGGGACTGGACGGCCGCCTCGCTCATCGGCCCGTTCGTCGCCACCGGGTATAGGCACGACGCCAACGATTCCAAAGGCAAGTGCTCGGCAACGTTCCAGGCAAAGCTGCCGGCGGCGGGGAAGTACGAAGTGCGGGTGGCTTACAGCCAGAACAGGAACCGAGCCACCAACGTGCCGGTGAAGGTGGCGCACGCCGGGGGCGAAACGGAAGTGAAGGTGGACCAAAGGCAGAAGGCGAAGATCGACGGCGTCTGGCAGTCGGTGGGAGAGTTCGAGTTCGCAGCCGACAAGCCGGCGATCGTGGTCATCTCAAACGCTGGAACCGACGGCTTTGTGTTAATCGACGCGGTGCAGTTTGTGGCGAAGTAA
- a CDS encoding histone deacetylase family protein codes for MRADIVRTQLDHNIASTGWKPVSLTEPYGRSKTRYAGKPHGHRTTPLSHPVYNPPMSVGRSLFLRCFTSPRYFAPLPPGHVFPMRKFPDSAAKLIESGVIPHTIDPGVISDLDLLRVHTPDYVQSIRTGRYNEITARRLGLPWSPELSGRSHAATAGTLAATRAAMVDGIAANLAGGTHHAFPDRGEGFCVFNDVAVAIRALQHDEPYIQCMVVDLDAHQGNGTNAIFADDPHVFTYSVHVGKNYPSTKVPGSMDVELSRWASADEYFDRLHETLPPAVERFEPDIAFYIAGADCHEDDRFGQMKLSTADMAARDRYAIRLLRGWSIPTVVLYGGGYNKVEGMTTALHCQTVEIAARGLGSTSASAKADPTSRNT; via the coding sequence ATGCGAGCAGACATCGTACGTACGCAACTCGACCACAACATCGCCAGCACTGGCTGGAAGCCCGTGTCACTGACAGAGCCCTATGGCAGATCCAAAACGCGTTACGCCGGCAAACCTCATGGTCATCGGACGACGCCCCTATCTCACCCGGTCTACAATCCGCCGATGTCGGTCGGCCGCTCGCTATTTCTTCGTTGCTTCACGTCGCCGCGCTACTTCGCGCCGCTGCCGCCGGGGCATGTGTTCCCGATGCGAAAGTTCCCGGACTCGGCGGCGAAGCTCATTGAAAGCGGCGTTATCCCCCACACCATCGACCCCGGCGTGATCTCCGACCTCGACCTGCTCCGCGTCCACACCCCCGACTACGTTCAGTCGATCCGCACCGGCCGGTACAACGAGATTACCGCACGCCGGCTGGGGCTGCCCTGGTCGCCGGAGCTATCTGGGAGAAGTCACGCGGCGACGGCCGGCACGCTCGCCGCGACCCGGGCGGCGATGGTCGACGGCATCGCCGCCAACCTTGCCGGCGGCACGCATCACGCCTTCCCCGATCGCGGCGAAGGGTTTTGCGTCTTTAACGATGTCGCGGTGGCGATCCGCGCCCTTCAGCACGATGAGCCTTACATCCAGTGCATGGTCGTCGATCTCGACGCCCACCAGGGCAACGGCACTAACGCGATTTTTGCCGACGATCCGCACGTGTTTACCTACTCGGTGCATGTCGGCAAGAACTACCCCAGCACCAAGGTGCCGGGGAGCATGGATGTCGAATTGTCGCGATGGGCCTCGGCGGACGAGTACTTCGACCGACTGCACGAAACACTCCCGCCGGCGGTTGAACGCTTCGAGCCGGACATCGCGTTCTACATCGCCGGCGCCGACTGTCATGAGGACGACCGCTTCGGCCAGATGAAGCTGAGCACCGCCGACATGGCCGCGCGCGATCGTTACGCGATTAGGTTGCTGCGCGGATGGTCGATTCCGACGGTGGTGCTTTACGGCGGCGGGTACAACAAAGTGGAAGGGATGACGACGGCGTTGCACTGCCAGACGGTGGAGATCGCGGCACGCGGTCTCGGCTCAACCAGCGCGTCCGCCAAGGCGGACCCTACTTCCCGAAATACTTGA
- a CDS encoding universal stress protein, with protein sequence MKVLLAYDGSACGDVAIADLARAGLAAGSQVRVVTIADVYLPSETDVAATPASHLPEVEESRTLAHKAMDFAAELARSGEAAVRTLNATWHVSHEVLADSPAWAIIKLADVWEPDLIVVGSQGKSAMQRLALGSVSAKVVAHAACSVRIARSGPAGRAGLGADAPVRIVLGIDGSVGSATAISALAQRKWPTGSQVLVLFILDLRTVTSILSSAMGTGVDVRKQAQQTAERACQELRAAGLNAKPKVIDGDVRELLATETGHWQADCIFVGAKGMSMIERFLLGSVSSAIASRAPCTVEVVRISS encoded by the coding sequence ATGAAGGTACTTCTAGCCTACGACGGCTCCGCCTGTGGCGATGTGGCGATCGCCGATCTCGCCCGGGCCGGGCTTGCGGCGGGTAGCCAGGTTCGCGTCGTGACCATTGCCGACGTCTACCTTCCGTCTGAGACGGACGTCGCCGCAACGCCGGCATCGCACCTGCCCGAGGTGGAGGAATCGCGAACGCTTGCTCACAAAGCGATGGATTTTGCAGCCGAATTGGCCCGCTCGGGTGAAGCAGCGGTTCGAACGCTCAACGCCACCTGGCACGTTTCGCACGAAGTGCTCGCCGACAGCCCCGCCTGGGCGATCATCAAGCTCGCCGACGTTTGGGAGCCGGATCTGATCGTCGTCGGTTCGCAGGGCAAATCGGCGATGCAGCGACTGGCGCTGGGCAGTGTTTCGGCGAAGGTGGTTGCCCACGCCGCATGCTCTGTTCGCATCGCCCGCAGTGGCCCTGCGGGTCGAGCCGGGCTTGGGGCCGATGCACCGGTGCGGATCGTTCTTGGCATCGATGGTTCCGTCGGCTCGGCGACCGCAATCTCGGCCTTGGCGCAGCGAAAGTGGCCGACGGGGTCGCAGGTGCTGGTGCTGTTCATTCTGGATCTACGCACCGTCACGTCGATTCTTTCCAGTGCTATGGGAACTGGGGTCGATGTTCGCAAACAGGCACAACAGACCGCAGAGCGGGCCTGCCAGGAGCTTCGCGCCGCCGGGCTCAACGCGAAACCGAAGGTGATTGACGGCGATGTTCGTGAATTGCTGGCGACCGAAACGGGGCATTGGCAGGCCGACTGCATTTTTGTCGGTGCCAAAGGCATGAGCATGATCGAGCGATTCCTGCTCGGCAGCGTGTCGTCGGCGATCGCCTCGCGGGCCCCTTGTACGGTGGAAGTGGTGCGAATCTCATCCTGA
- a CDS encoding outer membrane protein assembly factor BamB family protein — MEDQQRGEHNLSSNTARWAKAHPTSARTSLRRRVALCAAASLWLFNVATAQADWVTHRGNNQRTGSIDNQPGPAAPKVRWVYKAAEHFIASPVPASKAVYVSGLGAFNTAQFHALALDGDAPDRQLWVKSSPFIKLPTVSSPAIAGDLLVFGDGMHQTDGAALYCLNAVTGRPVWQMAMEGKLVHMEGAPVVANDRVYIGGGEAGVLCVGLKRATLDGQELDVTEVSKRIEAKASELQKAYEKAKQTDPDFAVPPGDDALPKAAPKTLWHVKDKGWHVDAPLAVAGDKVLVASAYIDFDKVGKRVIAAINAENGQPIWETPIDSNPWGGPTVAGDLVLVGCSNIRFDRKTIPEGKGQVVAIELATGKIRWKRDVPGGVLSSVAIDGTLAVFASTDGKVRALNVADGNPRWEYTGGQPFFAGTAISGGTVYAADLQGVLHAVNLADGQKKWTLNVVSDPSVQAPGMVFGSPVVHGGEVFLATNNIEGEHADLPSVVVCVSDKPPSASARPIAQISVDKAAGTIRIPCRIAPRKLPNLKEVYPLEVVATYPAPLGQKAHETVLNFDVRPSDVARALQDTFGLSPGTPSRSEDQPGSGPELSIAVEVAGFGGRAMQVPLEKAMVDKRTGKPLPRLKWLFTGSVVRQPDPNKPDKVYGADLTGTLISIFPVTDETVFQSSLTMKEAALLKLDINRNLLPPEGTEATLVIRVK, encoded by the coding sequence ATGGAAGACCAACAGCGCGGTGAACACAACCTGTCATCGAACACGGCGCGGTGGGCTAAAGCCCACCCTACAAGTGCGCGCACCAGCTTGAGGCGGCGCGTTGCCCTTTGTGCCGCCGCGTCGCTGTGGCTCTTCAACGTCGCGACCGCACAGGCCGATTGGGTTACCCATCGCGGCAATAACCAGCGTACTGGCAGCATCGACAACCAGCCCGGGCCGGCCGCACCCAAGGTGCGGTGGGTGTACAAAGCCGCCGAGCACTTCATCGCTTCGCCGGTGCCGGCTTCGAAAGCCGTGTACGTGTCAGGGCTGGGCGCGTTCAATACGGCACAGTTCCATGCGCTCGCCCTCGACGGCGACGCCCCGGACCGACAGCTTTGGGTCAAGAGTTCGCCGTTCATCAAGTTGCCGACGGTGTCGTCCCCTGCCATCGCCGGCGATCTACTGGTCTTTGGCGACGGCATGCACCAGACCGACGGTGCGGCGCTCTACTGCCTGAACGCGGTCACCGGCCGGCCGGTCTGGCAGATGGCGATGGAGGGCAAGCTTGTTCACATGGAAGGCGCGCCCGTCGTTGCCAACGATCGCGTCTACATCGGCGGCGGCGAGGCGGGTGTGCTCTGCGTCGGCCTGAAGCGGGCGACGCTCGACGGGCAGGAACTCGACGTCACCGAGGTGAGCAAGCGCATCGAAGCCAAAGCCTCCGAGTTGCAGAAGGCGTACGAAAAGGCGAAACAGACCGATCCAGACTTTGCCGTTCCGCCGGGCGACGACGCGCTGCCCAAGGCCGCGCCCAAAACGCTCTGGCACGTGAAGGACAAGGGCTGGCACGTTGATGCGCCGCTCGCCGTCGCCGGCGACAAGGTGCTTGTCGCGTCGGCATACATCGACTTCGACAAGGTCGGCAAGCGCGTCATCGCGGCGATCAATGCCGAGAACGGCCAGCCGATCTGGGAGACGCCGATCGACAGCAATCCCTGGGGCGGACCGACGGTCGCCGGCGATCTGGTCCTAGTCGGTTGCTCGAACATCCGCTTCGACCGCAAGACGATTCCGGAAGGCAAGGGCCAGGTCGTCGCGATCGAGCTTGCCACCGGCAAGATCCGCTGGAAGCGCGATGTTCCGGGCGGCGTGCTCTCGAGCGTCGCGATCGATGGCACACTGGCCGTCTTCGCGAGCACCGACGGCAAGGTCCGGGCGCTGAACGTCGCCGACGGCAATCCCAGGTGGGAATACACCGGCGGCCAGCCCTTCTTCGCCGGCACAGCAATCTCCGGCGGGACGGTCTACGCGGCCGATCTTCAAGGCGTGCTGCACGCCGTGAACCTGGCCGACGGTCAGAAGAAATGGACGCTGAACGTCGTCTCCGATCCGTCGGTGCAAGCGCCGGGCATGGTGTTCGGCTCGCCGGTCGTGCACGGCGGCGAGGTGTTCCTGGCGACCAACAACATCGAAGGCGAGCATGCGGACCTGCCTTCGGTGGTTGTGTGCGTGTCCGACAAGCCGCCGTCGGCATCAGCCCGGCCGATCGCGCAGATCTCGGTGGACAAGGCGGCGGGCACCATCCGCATTCCCTGCCGTATCGCGCCGCGGAAGTTGCCGAACCTCAAGGAGGTTTATCCGCTGGAAGTCGTCGCGACGTACCCCGCCCCGCTCGGCCAGAAGGCTCATGAAACGGTTCTGAACTTCGACGTCCGCCCGAGCGATGTAGCCCGGGCACTGCAGGACACCTTCGGACTTTCCCCCGGCACACCCAGCCGCAGCGAAGACCAGCCGGGATCGGGGCCGGAGCTTTCGATCGCCGTGGAAGTCGCCGGCTTTGGCGGCCGAGCGATGCAGGTGCCGCTGGAAAAGGCGATGGTCGACAAGCGGACCGGCAAGCCCCTGCCGCGGCTCAAGTGGCTTTTCACAGGTTCGGTGGTTCGCCAACCCGACCCCAATAAGCCCGACAAGGTTTACGGTGCCGATCTAACCGGTACCCTGATTTCGATTTTTCCGGTGACCGATGAGACCGTGTTCCAATCGAGCCTGACCATGAAGGAAGCGGCGCTGCTGAAGCTCGACATCAACCGGAATCTGCTGCCCCCGGAAGGCACTGAAGCCACGCTGGTGATTCGGGTCAAATGA